GGTGAAGCGGCTGGCGGTCTGGCTGGTGACCTCCTGGCCCTGCCGCACCCGGGAGCCCATGTTGTCGATGAGGCCGGTGATCTCCCGGGCCGCCTCGGCAGCGCGCCGGGCCAGGCTGCGCACCTCGTCGGCGACCACCGCAAAGCCAGCTCCGGCTTCGCCGGCGCGGGCTGCCTCCACCGCAGCGTTCAGGGCCAGCAGGTTGGTCTGGAAGGCGATGTCGTCGATAGCCCGGACGATGCGGGAGATGTCGCTGCTGGTGGCGGCGATGGCCTCCATGGAGCTGGTGAGGGCGTGCATGGAGGCGGCGGTCTCCTCGGCCAGCTGGCGGGTGGCCTCCATACCGGCAGTGGCCTGACCAGCGTTGTCAGCATTGCTGCGGGCGGTGGCCGAGATCTCCTCCACTGAGGAGGAGATGGTCTCCAGATTGGCCGCCGACTCCGAGACCCGGGCGGCCAGCTGCTCGCTTTCCTGGAGGGCGGCCAGGCTCGCCTCGCTCATCTGCACCACCGCCTCCTTCTGGTCACAGCCCACCTGGACCACCACCCGGGTGAGGGCGAAGCGGACCACCAGGGCGAGGCCGAGGCCGCCCAGGAGGAGCGCGGCCAGCACCGTGCCGCCGTTGACCTTGGCCAGGACCCGGTTGAGAGCAAAAACCTCCCCGCTTGGCCGGGCGATGCCCACGACCATGCCCAGCTCCGGAATGGGGTGGCGGACGAAGATCCAATCCGGGTCGCTTCCTGCGGCCACGGCTTCGAGACGATCGGCAATCGTCTCGCTCGCCCCCAGAAAACGGCCATCGCTGGTGGCCAAAAGGCCGCTCATGCCGGCGGCCTGCATCTCGTCCAGAAAGGTGGCGATGGCCGGCGCCAGCCGCCGCTCCACGGTGAGGAGCCCGGCGGGCTTGCCGTTGGCCTCCAGCACCTGCCGGCTTTCCAGGAGCCACTCCCCGTCACTGCTCACCAGAACGTGGCCGGTGCCGGCGGTCAGGGGCGGGCCGGCGGCGGCCTTCTTGGCTGGCAGCCGGCTGCCGGCCGCCACGGCCAGGAAGCGCTCCTGGTCCTGGAGGGATTCGAACTGGACCAGCACGTAGTTGGGGTTGGCCGCCTGCAGGCCGGCGAAGAATTTTTCCAGGCGGCCCAGGGCGCTGGAGACCCCGAAGTCGTCTTCCAGATCCAGGGAGATGAAGAAAAGGGCGATGGCGTCGTGGGAGAGGATGATCTCGAGCTGCTCCTCGGCGTCCCCGGGCAGGCGGGCGAAGCGCCTGGTCTTTTCGCTGGCCAGGAGGTTGAGGGTCGAGACGGCCTCGCGGCTGAGATGCGAGGACGAGACGGAGTGGATGAGGGCGCCAGAGATGGCCTGGCTGGCGAACAGGAGGAGAAAGACAACGAGGAAGATTTTTTTGCCGATGGTCATGAGCCCCTCCCAGAGCACGGGGACAGCCGGCCGCCGCCCCCTTTGGTCAAACCGAAACCTGCTGCAAACCCCTAGCGGACAGTGTAGCATGGCCATTTTTCCGAGGTCAAAGCTCAATTAACCCGGAGGAAGGCCATGATCGCGCCGCCACTCGGCCAGGGGATCACCGATTTCCACGTCCACGCCTTTCCCGATGATCTGGCCGCCCGGGCCATGCATCGCCTCCAGACCGAGGGCAGCATCCGGGCCTTCCTGGATGGCCGCCTGTCTTCTCTTCTGGCCTCCATGGATCAGAACGGCATCGAGCGCAGCGTCTTGTGCTCCATCGCCACCCGGCCCGGCCAGTTCGAGCCCATCCTGGCCTGGAGCCAGGCCATCCGCTCCCGCCGGATCATCCCGCTGGCCTCAGTGCATCCCGCGGATCCGGAGGCCCTGGCCCGGATCGATCGGATCGCCGATGCGGGCCTGGTGGGCCTCAAGATGCACCCCTTCTACCAGGAATTCTGGCTGGACGAGCCCCGGCTGCTGCCCCTCTTCCAGCGGATCAGCGAGCGCCGGCTGCTCCTGGTCATGCACACCGGCTTCGACATTGCCTTCCCTGAAGAGCGCCGGGCCGATCCGTCCCGCATCCGGCAGCTGCTGGACACCGTTCCGGAGCTGCGGCTGGTGGCCACCCACCTGGGGGCCTGGCGGCAGTGGCCGGAGGTGGCGGAGCTTCTGGTGGGCCGGCGGATCCTCATGGAGATCTCCTTTGCCCTGGATCTCCTGCCCGCTGCCGAGGCCCGCCACCTGCTGCTGGCGCACCCGGCCGAGTGCCTGCTGTTCGGGACTGACTCGCCGTGGACCGATCAGGGGGCGACCCTGGCGCTGTTCCGGGGGTTGGGCCTGCCGCCGGCCCTGGAGGAGCAGATCCTGGCCGGCAACGCGGCGCGGCTGCTCGACGGGCAGGATGGGCCTCCTGGCGGGCCGGCGGCGGTGGAACGGTGAACGGGACGCAGGGGGTGGTGCTAGGAGAGGGTGGCGTCGAGGTCCGGGAAGAGCTCCTCGATGTCCAGGGCCAGATGGTCGTCGATCACCAGCTCTTCGGCGCCGCCGCGGAGCTGGGCCAGCTCCCGGCGGGCGGCGATCAGCTGCTGGCTGGTCTGGCGTAGCCGCTCGGTGAGGATCTGGGCAAACATCCGGTAGAGGATGAACAAGAAGAGCTCGTTGTTGCCGCCGGTGCGGTCGATGAGGGACAGATCCGAGGCCAGGCAGATGGTGGTGGCGCAGGCCTCGACGGTGGCCGAGCGGGCCGAGCCGTCGATGATGCTCATCTCGCCGCAGATGGCCCCGGGACCCAGGGAGGCAATGGGCTCGCCGGCCTTGACCACCCGGGCCCGGCCGGCCATCAGGCAGTAGACCCACTTGTCGGTGCCGCCCTCCCGGATGATCTCTTCGCCGGCCTCGTAGGTGCGGATCTTGCTGACGGTGAGGATCTTGTTGAAGCTGGCGCCGAAGTGGCGCAGGGTGGGGATCTTGAGCAGCCGCGCCCCGGTCTCGGGGCTCAGGTGCAGGTAGTCCGATTCGCGCATGGCGGCCGCGGGCTCAACGGGGTGTCTTGCGGAAGTCGGCCAGGTTGAGAACCGTGGCCGGCGACTGGCCGCGCTTCGGCGGCGGCGGGGCCGGTGGCTGCCCGAGATCCACCGCCTGCATGAACAGCTCCTCCTCCCCCATGCCGAAGGTCTCCTCGCCGGTGAACTGGGG
This genomic interval from Thermodesulfobacteriota bacterium contains the following:
- a CDS encoding methyl-accepting chemotaxis protein, with amino-acid sequence MTIGKKIFLVVFLLLFASQAISGALIHSVSSSHLSREAVSTLNLLASEKTRRFARLPGDAEEQLEIILSHDAIALFFISLDLEDDFGVSSALGRLEKFFAGLQAANPNYVLVQFESLQDQERFLAVAAGSRLPAKKAAAGPPLTAGTGHVLVSSDGEWLLESRQVLEANGKPAGLLTVERRLAPAIATFLDEMQAAGMSGLLATSDGRFLGASETIADRLEAVAAGSDPDWIFVRHPIPELGMVVGIARPSGEVFALNRVLAKVNGGTVLAALLLGGLGLALVVRFALTRVVVQVGCDQKEAVVQMSEASLAALQESEQLAARVSESAANLETISSSVEEISATARSNADNAGQATAGMEATRQLAEETAASMHALTSSMEAIAATSSDISRIVRAIDDIAFQTNLLALNAAVEAARAGEAGAGFAVVADEVRSLARRAAEAAREITGLIDNMGSRVRQGQEVTSQTASRFTQVNQDLLAAMGLLHDIANASREQAGATSHINEAVITLSQSAQQDAAAAQQMTGMARQITDQTEAIGDKIDVLLVLAAGHQAQALVPTPTAS
- a CDS encoding amidohydrolase family protein is translated as MIAPPLGQGITDFHVHAFPDDLAARAMHRLQTEGSIRAFLDGRLSSLLASMDQNGIERSVLCSIATRPGQFEPILAWSQAIRSRRIIPLASVHPADPEALARIDRIADAGLVGLKMHPFYQEFWLDEPRLLPLFQRISERRLLLVMHTGFDIAFPEERRADPSRIRQLLDTVPELRLVATHLGAWRQWPEVAELLVGRRILMEISFALDLLPAAEARHLLLAHPAECLLFGTDSPWTDQGATLALFRGLGLPPALEEQILAGNAARLLDGQDGPPGGPAAVER
- a CDS encoding cyclic nucleotide-binding domain-containing protein; the protein is MRESDYLHLSPETGARLLKIPTLRHFGASFNKILTVSKIRTYEAGEEIIREGGTDKWVYCLMAGRARVVKAGEPIASLGPGAICGEMSIIDGSARSATVEACATTICLASDLSLIDRTGGNNELFLFILYRMFAQILTERLRQTSQQLIAARRELAQLRGGAEELVIDDHLALDIEELFPDLDATLS